Genomic window (Pseudomonas xantholysinigenes):
GTTTCCAGCTGGGTGCCGTCTTCATCTTCCAGGATCAGGCGCAGGGCGTCGGACATCAGGGTTTTCTCTCTATCAAGGTTGGCGTTGGAACGGATAGACCGAACCCAGCTTGAGGATCTGGGTCAGTTCATCCAGTGCCGTGCGGCACTCGACCAGCAACTGCGGATCGGCCAGGTCCGCTTCGCCAAGGCGATCGCGGTAGTGCCTGTCGACCCACTGCACCAGGGTGTCGTACAGCGAGGCGGTCATGATAACGCCTTGGTTGACCGCCGCCAGTTCGTTTTCCTTCAACGCCACGCGCAGGCGCAGGCAAGCCGGGCCGCCGCCGTTCTGCATGCTCTGCTTGAGGTCGAACACCTTGACCTCCTTGATCGGGCCACCCTGGCTGGTCAGCTGGCCCAGATACGCCCAGACGCGCTCGTTGTTGCGGCATTCCTCTGGCACCACCAGCAGCATCGAGCCGTCCTCGCGGCTGAGCAGCTGGCTGTTGAACAGGTAGGAACGCACCGCGTCCTCCACCGTCACCGCCGAACGCGGCACACAGATGGCCTGGAAGTTGCCACCCTTGCTGGCCAGTTTAGCCTGCAGTTGGCCAAGCACCGCGTCGGTGTCGAGGAAGGCGTCCTCGTGGTAGAACAGCACCTCGCCGTTGCCCACCGCGATCACATCGTTGTGGAACACACCCTGGTCGATCACCGCCGGGTTCTGTTGAGCGTAGACCACGCCATCGTCGCGCAGGCCGTGCAACCGGGCCACCGCCTGCGAGGCTTCCAGGGTCTGGCGCGCCGGATACTTCTGCGGCGCGGGGTAGCGGCTGTCGAAGGCACTGCGGCCATAGACGAAGAACTCGACGCCGGCATCGCCGTAGGCACGGCAGAAGCGGGTATGGTTGGCCGCGCCCTCGTCACCGAACTGGGCCACCGCCGGCAGCGCCTGATGATGGGCGAAGACCTTGTCGTCATTGAACATGGCGCCCAGCACGCGACTGGTGGTCGGGTGCTCGATGCTGCGGTGGTACTTGCAGTTGAGGTTGGCGGCGGTGAAGTGCACGCGGCCGTCAGCGGTGTCGGCGCTGGGGCTGACGGTGGCGGCGTTGGCCACCCACATGCTCGAGGCCGAGCAACTGGCCACCAGCAGCGGCATGGCCTCCTTCGCGGCGCGCTGGATCACTTCGGCGTCGCTGCCGGTGAAGCCCAGGCGACGCAGCGCGGCCACGTCCGGGCGCTCCTGCGGCGCCAGCACGCCCTGCTGGAAGCCCATTTCCATCAGCGCCTTCATTTTCGCCAGGCCCTGACGCGCCGCCTCGCGCGGGTTGGAACCCTGCTGGCTGTTGCTCTGCGAGGCCACGTTGCCGTACGACAGGCCGCCGTAGTTGTGGGTCGGCCCCACCAGGCCATCAAAATTCACTTCATAGGATTTCATCGGCTAAGCTCCGAGACCTGTTGTTATAGGGTGACGCCCGGCGTCAGGGTCGCCGGCAGTGCAAGGCTTGCGGTCTCCAGCGAAGCCACAGGGTAGGCGCAGTAGTCCGCCGCGTAGTAGGCGCTGGCGCGGTGGTTGCCGCTGGCGCCGACGCCCCCGAACGGCGCGCTGCTGGCGGCACCGGTCAGTTGCTTGTTCCAGTTAACGATGCCAGCGCGGCTGCGCAGCCAGAAGTGCTGGTAGCGGGCATTGGAATCCGACAACAGGCCAGCGGCCAGGCCGTACTGAGTGTTGTTGGCCTCTTCGATCGCCGCGTCGAAGTCGGTGTAGCGAATCACCTGCAGCAGCGGCCCAAAGAACTCTTCATCCGGGCGCCCAGGCACACCGGTGACATCAATGATGCCTGGGGTGAGCAAGGCGGCGCTGGCCTGGGGCTGGGTCATCTCCAGCAACGCCACCGCGCCCTTGCCGAGCAACTCGGCCTGGGCTGCCAGCAGTGCGCGAGCGGCCTGCAGCGAGATCACCGAGCCCATGAATGGCGCGGGCTGCTGGTCGAACGCGCCGACGCTGATGCCACGGCAGACCTCGACCAGGCGCTGGATCAGCGAATCACCCCACGCGCCCTGCGGCACGAGCAGGCGACGGGCACAGGTGCAGCGCTGGCCGGCAGAGATGAAAGCCGACTGGATGATGGTGTACACCGCCGCGTCCAGGTCCTTGACCTCATCGACCACCAGCGGGTTGTTGCCGCCCATTTCCAGGGCGAGGATCTTGTCCGGGCGGCCGGCGAACTGCTGGTGCAGCAGGTTGCCGGTGCGGCTGGAACCGGTGAAGAACAAACCGTCGATGCCCGGGTTGGCAGCCAGTGCCACGCCGGTTTCACGAGCGCCCTGGACCAGGTTGAGCACGCCGGCCGGCAAGCCGGCCTCGATCCAGCACTGGACCGTCAGCTCGGCAACCTTCGGCGTCAGCTCGCTGGGCTTGAAGACCACGCAGTTGCCGGCCAGCAGCGCCGGCACGATATGCCCATTGGGCAGGTGGCCGGGGAAGTTGTACGGGCCGAACACCGCGACCACGCCGTGGGGCTTGTGCCGCAACACGGCAGTAGCGTCGGCCAGCGGGCCGCTCTTCTCACCGGTGCGCTCGCGATAACTCTGCACCGAGATGGCGACCTTGTTGACCATGCTGGTCACTTCGGTGGCCGACTCCCACAGCGGCTTGCCGGTTTCTTCACCGATGCAGCGCGCCAGTTCTTCGGCTCGCGCCTTGAGCTTGTCGGCAAAGGCCTCCAGCACGCTTGTACGCGCCTCCAGGCTCAACGATGCCCAGGCCGGGAACGCTTGGCGGGCAGCCTGGACGGCAGCCTCGACCTGGGCCGCATCGGCGCCCTGCCCCTGCCAGATCACTGCCTGGCTGACAGGATTGAGCGATTGCAGGGCTTCGCCCTGGCCAGCCAGCCATTGGCCGGCGATGTAATGCGTGGTCATTTATTGAGCCTCCCGACCGGCGGACAGCGGTACCGCGCGGACGTTGTCGCCAGCCCCCAGGCGCAGGCGCTTGGCGGTTTGCGGGTCGACCACCAGGGTGCCGGCCGCCAGACGGGCGGGCGCGGCGGTGATGCGGCAGTCTTCGCGCTTGCGGTTGTGAATGATGTAGGGCGTGGCGTCATCACCAGGGGTACCGACCGCCAGCACCAGGGTTTCGCTGTCGCGCACGGCACGAATCTTCGACGTCTCGCACTCGATGGCCGGGCCAGCATCGAAGATGTCGACGAAGCCTTGGTAGTTGAAGCCCTCGCGCTTGAGCATCGCCAGGGCAGGCTCGGTGTCGCTGTGTACGCGGCCGATGACATTGCGCGCCGCCTCCGACAGGAAGCAGGTGTACAACGGGAACTTGGGCATCAGCTCGGCGATGAACGACTTGTTGCCCACGCCGGTGAGGTAGTCGGCCTGGCTGAATTCCATCTTGAAGAAGTGCCGGCCAAGGCTTTCCCAGAACGGCGAACGCCCCTGCTCGTCGGACATGCCACGCATCTCGGCGATGATCTTGTTGCCGAACAGCTCGGGGAACTCGGCAATGAACAGCATCCGCGCCTTGGACAGCAGGCGACCGTTGAGGCCACTGCGGTAGTCGCTGCGCAGGAACAACGAGCACAGCTCAGAGTTGCCGGTCAGGTCGTTGGCCAGGAACAGGGTCGGGATCTCGCGGTAGATGTTCAGCTCCTGCGAGGCGCTGACGGTCAGGCCGACCCGGTAGTTGTACCAGGGTTCGCGCAGGCCGACGGCACCGGCAATGGCGCTGATACCGACCACCAGGCCCTCGTCGTTTTCCAGCACGAACAGGTAGTCGGTATCGCCGCGCTCGGCTTCGCCGCGGAAGCTCTTCTCGGCCCAACCAACGCGGTGGCCGAGGCGCTCCTCGTTGGCCGGCAGCGTGGTCAGCCCGGTGGTGCCAGTGCTGCGGGCCAGCTCGATCAGCGCGGGTAAATCGCTGCTGCGTACAGGACGAACGATCATGCTATCTCCTTGTGCGGCGGCCTGTGCCTGCCGCGAAACTCTCTGTTGCGCCAACTCAGACCGCGACCAGGCGCACGCTGGCACCTTCGCCGACACCCAGGGCCTCGGCGGCCTCGCTGTTCAGGCTGACCGGTTTTCCCGGCACCCAATCCAGCTCCAGCAACACCGCGCGGTAGTCCTGCAACTGGCCGTTGCACACCAGATAGGGGCGCCCGCCCTTGGCTGGCGCATCGTCGAGCTTGACCGGCACCACCCGGCTCTGGGCAATCGAGCGGATGCCCGAGGTGCGCGCATGCAGGGTTGGGCCACCGTCGAAGATGTCGATGTAGTGCTCGGTCTCGAAGCCCTCGCGCATGAGGATATCGAAGGTGATCTGTGCCCGCGGATGCACCTGGCCCATGGCCTCCTGGGCCTCGTCGGCCAGCAGCGGCACGTAGATCGGGTAATGCGGCATCAGCTCGGCGAGGAAGGTCCGGCTCTTCAGCCCGCACAGGCGCTCGGCGTCGGCATAGTTGAGGTCGAAGAAGTTGCGCCCGATGGCATCCCAGAACGGCGACTCGCCCTGTTCGTCGCTGTAGCCGACGATCTCGGTCACCACCGATTCGGCGAAGCGCTCGGGGTGCGCGGCCATGAACAGCAGGCGCCCTCGGGAGTTGAGCTCGGCGAAGGCGCTGTTGACCAATTCCGGCAGCACGTAGAAGCTGGTCAGCAGGCTGTTGCCGGTGAGGTCGTGGCACAGCGACAGGACATGGATCTTGTTGTGGATCTTCAGCTCGCGCGAGGCATGCACGAAGGTCTCGTTGCGGAAGCTGTAGAACGGCTCGGAGTAACCGGCCGAGGCGACGATGGCCGAGCAGCCGACCAGTTTTCCGGTGGCGCTGTCCTCGAGCACGAAGAAATAGCTCTCCTCGCCGTTGAAACTCACTTCGGCGGCGAACGAGGTTTCCGAGGCGGCGATCTTGTCGCCCAGGCGAGCGGTGTCGTCCGGCAGCGAGGTGACACCAATGGGGCTGTCGGCAGCCATGCGCTGCACTTCGTTCAGATCCGCCATTTGCGCGGGGCGCATCACCAGCATGGTGTCACTCCTTTCGGGAAAGCACGCCGATCACATCGGCACGGAAAAACGGCGGGCACGCGCCACCACCTGCAAGCAGGTGCCCGCACTGGAATTCAGGTTTCGCCGGCCCGGCGGGGCCGGCGAAAGGACCGCAGGATCAGCCCTGGGTCAGTTTGCCCACGGCACGCTCGAAGCGCGCCAGGCCTTCATCGATATCGGCATCCTCGACCACCAGGCTCGGGGCGAAGCGCACCACGTCCGGACCGGCCTGCAGGACCATCACGCCTTCCTTCTCGGCGGCATTGAGGATGTCCTTGGCCTTGCCTTTCCAGGCGTCGCTGAGCACGCAGCCAATCAGCAGGCCGACACCGCGCACCTGGGTGAACAGGCCGGCTTCCTGGCCAATCTTCTCCAGGCGGGTCTTGAAGCGCTCGTGCTTGGCCTTGATGCCCGCCAGAGTTTGCGGGGTATTGACCACATCAAGCACGGCGCAGGCCACGGCGCAGGCCAGTGGGTTGCCGCCATAGGTGGTGCCGTGGGTGCCGACGGCCAGGTGCTTGGCCAGCTCGCTGGTGGTCAGCATGGCGCCGATCGGGAAACCACCGCCCAGGCTCTTGGCGCTGGTGAGGATATCCGGGGTGACGCCGTAGTGCTGGTAGGCGTACAGCGAACCGGTACGGCCAACGCCGGTCTGCACTTCATCGAAGATCAGCAGGGCATTGTGTTCATCACACAGCTTGCGCGCGCCCTCCAGGTAGTCCTTGTCGGCCGGGACCACGCCGCTCTCGCCCTGGATCGGCTCGATGACCACGGCGCAGGTCTTGTCGGAAATCTGCGCCTTGAGCGCTTCCAGGTCGTTGTAGGGCACATGGCTGATACCAGTGATCTTCGGACCGAAGCCGTCGGAATACTTGGGCTGGCCACCAACGCTGACGGTGAACAGGGTGCGACCGTGGAAGCTGTTCACGGTGGCGATGATCTCGTGCTTCTCCGGGCCGAAGCGGTCATGAGCGACGCGACGGGCCAGCTTGAAGGCGGCCTCGTTGGCCTCGGCGCCGGAGTTGCAGAAGAACGCGCGCTCGGCGAAGGTCGCGTCCACCAGCTTGTGCGCCAGGCGCAGGGCCGGCTCGTTGGTGAATACGTTGGAGACGTGCCAGAGGGTATTGGCCTGTTCGGTCAGTGCCTTGACCAGCGCCGGGTGGCAGTGGCCGAGGGCGTTGACCGCGATGCCGCCAGCAAAGTCGATCAGCTCGCGCCCGGTCTGGTCCCAGACTCGGGAACCCTCGCCTCGCACAGGAATGAAGGCCGCCGGGGAGTAGTTGGGAACCATGACCTGGTCGAAATCGGCACGTTGCACCGGGGCTTGCTCAACGGACATCTGAGTCTCCTGAAGAGGAACGCTGGCCAGGAAGTGGCGAGCGATGGAGCGATTGTAAGGACTGATCGGCGCCTGTCCTTGCTGCCAGGCGACAACTTGTTACAGCGCCAAACCGTGTTTTCACGCGGTTTTCGGCAATGCGACAAACAGTGTCGCATTCGCGCAGTGTACGGGAGAGAGGGGGCTGGGTGAACGGGTGTGCACATCAAGAAGAAAGGCAGCCTGCGCCGGCCTCTTCGCGGGCAAGTCCACCCCCACAGGATGGTGCCGCACCTGAAAACGACAGATTACCTGTGGGAGCGGGTTTACCCGCGAAAGGGCCAGCACAGGGAATAGATAAATCAGCCCTTCTCGGCCGGCGCCGAACTGAGCTCGAACGGGCTGCTGCTGCGCCGCTGGTTGCGGTCTTCACGCGGCGTGGCGCCAAAGAAGTTGCGGTACGCACTGGAAAAATGCGGCCCCGAGGAGAACCCGCAGGACAAGCCGATCTGGATGATCGACTTGCTGGTCTGCATCAGCATCTGCCGCGCCTTGTTCAGGCGCAGCTCCAGGTAGTACTGGCTGGGCACGCGATTGAGGTACTGCTTGAAGATCCGCTCCAGCTGACGGCGCGACACGCACACATGCTGGGCGATCTCGTCGGTGGTCAGCGGCTCCTCGATATTGGCTTCCATCAGCAACACCGCCTGGGTGAGCTTCGGATGGCTGGAGCCTAGACGATTCTGCAGGGGTATACGCTGGCGCTCGCCACCTTCGCGAATGCGCTCGACCACCAGCTCCTCCGACACCGCCCCCGCCAGCTCCGCGCCGTGATCCCGGGCCAGCAGGGCCAGCAGCAGGTCGGTCACCGCCATGCCGCCGCACGCGGTCAGGCGATCACGATCCCAATCGAACAGATGGCTGGTGGCGATCACCTTGGGGAAACGCTCGCTGAAGTCATCCTGCCAGCGCCAGTGCACGGCGGCGCGGTAGCCATCGAGCAAGCCCAACAAGGCCAGCGGATAGACCCCGGCAGACAGCCCGCCAATCATGCAACCACTGCGTGCCAGCTGCTTGAGCGCTGTCGACAGCGCCGAACCGACAGCCGCTGGCGGCTCATCGGCCAGCAGGAACAACTTGTGACAGCCCTCCAGGCGACCGTTCCACGGTTCGCCCGGCAGGCGCCAGCTGCCCTCCTGCCCGGCCTCGGCCTGCAGATAGAGCAGTTCGTAGGCCACGTCCGGATGCACCCGCTGGGCCACCAGCAACACTTCTTCCGCCAGCGCCAGGGTCAGCGGCTTGGTGCCGGGCCAGATGAGAAATCCGATTCGCTGGGTGGTCATAGGGCGTGGTCCGAAACCTGGAAAGAAGGGTTCGCGCTTGTGGCGCCAGGGCATGCTGCGTGCGTTGCGCAGCATGCCCCATCATGGTGCAAAGTGCAGCCTTTACTTCAGGCTACCGGAAAGGAACTGCTTGAGGCGCTCGGACTGCGGATTGACCAGCACTTCGCGCGGGCAACCGCGCTCCTCTACCAGGCCCTTGTGCAGGAACACCAGCTGGTTGGAAACCTCGCGGGCAAACCCCATCTCGTGGGTGACCACGACCATGGTGCGGCCTTCCTGGGCCAGCGACTGCATGACCTTGAGCACATCCCCCACCAACTCAGGATCAAGCGCCGAGGTCGGTTCGTCGAACAGCATCACCTCCGGCTCCATGGCCAGGGCACGGGCAATCGCCACCCGCTGCTGCTCGCCACCGGACATGTGGCCCGGGAAGGCGTCCTTGCGATGGGCCACGCCCACCTTGGCCAGGTAATACTCGGCCTTCTCCAGTGCTTCCTTCTTGTTCACGCCCAGCACATGCACCGGCGCTTCGATGATGTTCTCCAGCGCGGTCATGTGCGACCACAGGTTGAAATGCTGGAACACCATCGACAGGCGCGAACGCATGCGCTGCAGCTGCTTGGGATCGGCGGCCTTGAGCGCGCCATCCTTGCCGGCCACCAGCTTGAGCTCTTCGTTGTTGAGCAGGATCTTGCCCGCATGCGGCTGCTCGAGCAGGTTGATGCAGCGCAGGAAGGTCGACTTGCCCGAGCCGCTGGAGCCGATGATGCTGATCACATCGCCCGCCTTGGCTTCCAGCGAGACACCCTTGAGCACCTCGTGGCTGCCATAGCGCTTGTGCAGGTCTTGGATTTGCAGTTTGTACATGCTGTCGGTTCTCACAGAGCGGTCAGTGCTTGCGCGGCGCCAGGTAGCCGAGCCAACGGCGTTCGGCCAGCTTGAACAGGCGCACGAGGATGAAGGTCAGGCACAGGTAGAACACGCCCGCCGTGATGTAGGCCTCGAAAGGCAGGTAGTACTGGGCATTGACCGTGCGCGCGGCACCGGTGATGTCGATCAGGGTGACGATCGACGCCAGGCTGGTGGTCTGCAGCATCATGATCACTTCGTTGCTGTACTGCGGCAGCGCCCGACGCAATGCCGAAGGCAGCAGGATGCGGCGGTACATCTTCATGCGCGACATGCCGATGGCCTTGGCCGCCTCGATCTCGCCATGGGGCGTGGCCTTGAGGCTGCCGGCGATGATCTCGGCGGTGTAGGCGCTGGTGTTGACGGCAAAGGCCAGGCAGGCACAGAAGGTCGCGCTGGACAACCACGGCCACAGGAAGCTCTCGCGCACCGCCTCGAACTGGGCCAGGCCGTAGTAGATCAAAAACAGCTGCACCAGCATCGGCGTGCCGCGGATCACATAGGTGTACAGCCAGGCGCTCATGTTCACCAGCGGCTGCTTGGACACCCGCATCAGGCCCAGCGGGATGGCCGCCAGCAGGCCAAAGAACAGCGACAGCGCCAGCAGCTTGAGGGTGGTCAGCAGGCCACCCAGGTACAGCGGCATGGCTTCCCAGATGACGTTGTAGTCGAAGATCATAGTTCAGCCGCCTTGACGCCCACCGAGTAGCGCTTCTCGAGATACTTCAACGCCAGCAGCGAGACACTGGTCAACACCAGGTACAACGCCGCCACCGCCAGGAAGAAGGTGAAGGGTTCGCGGGTGGCATCGGCCGCCTGCTTGGCCTTGAACATCATGTCCTGCAGGCCGACCACGGAAATCAGCGCGGTCGCCTTGGTCAACACCAGCCAGTTGTTGGTGAAGCCCGGGATCGCCAGGCGAATCATCTGCGGCACCATGATCCGGAAGAACACCTGCACACCGCTCATGCCATAGGCCGCGCCCGCCTCGGCCTGCCCCTTGGGAATACCCAGGAAGGCGCCACGGAAGGTTTCCGAGAGGTAGGCACCGAAGATGAAGCCCAGGGTGCCGATGCCGGCGACCAGGGGGTTCAGGTCGATGTAGTCGTCATAGCCGAGCAGCGGCGCCACCCGGTTAATGATGTCCTGGCCGCCATAGAAGATCAGCAGGATCAGGACCAGGTCGGGGATGCCACGGATGACCGTGGAGTACAGATCCCCTAACCAGGCCAACCAGCGCACCGGCGACAAGCGCAGCGCCACGCCGATCAGGCCGAGGACGATGGCCAGGGCCATCGACGACAGGGCGAGCTGCAGCGTCAGCCACGCTCCGTCGAGGATGACTGCCCCATAGCCTTTCAACATGATTCGGATTCCTCAGGGCTTGGGAATGAAAAATGGTGCAAACCTCAGAGATTCTGCTGTTTGCACCATTACACAGGTGTATCTCGACGTCTTACTTGGCGTCAGGGCCGTAGATGTCGAAATTGAAGTACTTGGCTTCGATCTGCTTGTACTTGCCGTTGGCACGGATCGCGTCGATGGCCGCGTTGATGCGGTCGGCGTTGGCCTTGTCACCCTTGCGCACGGCGATACCGACGCCATCACCGAAGTACTTGGTGTCGGTGAAGGCCGGGCCAACGAAGGCGAAGCCCTTGCCAGCGTCGGTCTTCAGGA
Coding sequences:
- the astB gene encoding N-succinylarginine dihydrolase, with the translated sequence MKSYEVNFDGLVGPTHNYGGLSYGNVASQSNSQQGSNPREAARQGLAKMKALMEMGFQQGVLAPQERPDVAALRRLGFTGSDAEVIQRAAKEAMPLLVASCSASSMWVANAATVSPSADTADGRVHFTAANLNCKYHRSIEHPTTSRVLGAMFNDDKVFAHHQALPAVAQFGDEGAANHTRFCRAYGDAGVEFFVYGRSAFDSRYPAPQKYPARQTLEASQAVARLHGLRDDGVVYAQQNPAVIDQGVFHNDVIAVGNGEVLFYHEDAFLDTDAVLGQLQAKLASKGGNFQAICVPRSAVTVEDAVRSYLFNSQLLSREDGSMLLVVPEECRNNERVWAYLGQLTSQGGPIKEVKVFDLKQSMQNGGGPACLRLRVALKENELAAVNQGVIMTASLYDTLVQWVDRHYRDRLGEADLADPQLLVECRTALDELTQILKLGSVYPFQRQP
- the astD gene encoding succinylglutamate-semialdehyde dehydrogenase, which gives rise to MTTHYIAGQWLAGQGEALQSLNPVSQAVIWQGQGADAAQVEAAVQAARQAFPAWASLSLEARTSVLEAFADKLKARAEELARCIGEETGKPLWESATEVTSMVNKVAISVQSYRERTGEKSGPLADATAVLRHKPHGVVAVFGPYNFPGHLPNGHIVPALLAGNCVVFKPSELTPKVAELTVQCWIEAGLPAGVLNLVQGARETGVALAANPGIDGLFFTGSSRTGNLLHQQFAGRPDKILALEMGGNNPLVVDEVKDLDAAVYTIIQSAFISAGQRCTCARRLLVPQGAWGDSLIQRLVEVCRGISVGAFDQQPAPFMGSVISLQAARALLAAQAELLGKGAVALLEMTQPQASAALLTPGIIDVTGVPGRPDEEFFGPLLQVIRYTDFDAAIEEANNTQYGLAAGLLSDSNARYQHFWLRSRAGIVNWNKQLTGAASSAPFGGVGASGNHRASAYYAADYCAYPVASLETASLALPATLTPGVTL
- the astA gene encoding arginine N-succinyltransferase — encoded protein: MIVRPVRSSDLPALIELARSTGTTGLTTLPANEERLGHRVGWAEKSFRGEAERGDTDYLFVLENDEGLVVGISAIAGAVGLREPWYNYRVGLTVSASQELNIYREIPTLFLANDLTGNSELCSLFLRSDYRSGLNGRLLSKARMLFIAEFPELFGNKIIAEMRGMSDEQGRSPFWESLGRHFFKMEFSQADYLTGVGNKSFIAELMPKFPLYTCFLSEAARNVIGRVHSDTEPALAMLKREGFNYQGFVDIFDAGPAIECETSKIRAVRDSETLVLAVGTPGDDATPYIIHNRKREDCRITAAPARLAAGTLVVDPQTAKRLRLGAGDNVRAVPLSAGREAQ
- the aruF gene encoding arginine/ornithine succinyltransferase subunit alpha → MLVMRPAQMADLNEVQRMAADSPIGVTSLPDDTARLGDKIAASETSFAAEVSFNGEESYFFVLEDSATGKLVGCSAIVASAGYSEPFYSFRNETFVHASRELKIHNKIHVLSLCHDLTGNSLLTSFYVLPELVNSAFAELNSRGRLLFMAAHPERFAESVVTEIVGYSDEQGESPFWDAIGRNFFDLNYADAERLCGLKSRTFLAELMPHYPIYVPLLADEAQEAMGQVHPRAQITFDILMREGFETEHYIDIFDGGPTLHARTSGIRSIAQSRVVPVKLDDAPAKGGRPYLVCNGQLQDYRAVLLELDWVPGKPVSLNSEAAEALGVGEGASVRLVAV
- a CDS encoding acetylornithine transaminase, with the translated sequence MSVEQAPVQRADFDQVMVPNYSPAAFIPVRGEGSRVWDQTGRELIDFAGGIAVNALGHCHPALVKALTEQANTLWHVSNVFTNEPALRLAHKLVDATFAERAFFCNSGAEANEAAFKLARRVAHDRFGPEKHEIIATVNSFHGRTLFTVSVGGQPKYSDGFGPKITGISHVPYNDLEALKAQISDKTCAVVIEPIQGESGVVPADKDYLEGARKLCDEHNALLIFDEVQTGVGRTGSLYAYQHYGVTPDILTSAKSLGGGFPIGAMLTTSELAKHLAVGTHGTTYGGNPLACAVACAVLDVVNTPQTLAGIKAKHERFKTRLEKIGQEAGLFTQVRGVGLLIGCVLSDAWKGKAKDILNAAEKEGVMVLQAGPDVVRFAPSLVVEDADIDEGLARFERAVGKLTQG
- the argR gene encoding transcriptional regulator ArgR gives rise to the protein MTTQRIGFLIWPGTKPLTLALAEEVLLVAQRVHPDVAYELLYLQAEAGQEGSWRLPGEPWNGRLEGCHKLFLLADEPPAAVGSALSTALKQLARSGCMIGGLSAGVYPLALLGLLDGYRAAVHWRWQDDFSERFPKVIATSHLFDWDRDRLTACGGMAVTDLLLALLARDHGAELAGAVSEELVVERIREGGERQRIPLQNRLGSSHPKLTQAVLLMEANIEEPLTTDEIAQHVCVSRRQLERIFKQYLNRVPSQYYLELRLNKARQMLMQTSKSIIQIGLSCGFSSGPHFSSAYRNFFGATPREDRNQRRSSSPFELSSAPAEKG
- a CDS encoding ABC transporter ATP-binding protein, whose translation is MYKLQIQDLHKRYGSHEVLKGVSLEAKAGDVISIIGSSGSGKSTFLRCINLLEQPHAGKILLNNEELKLVAGKDGALKAADPKQLQRMRSRLSMVFQHFNLWSHMTALENIIEAPVHVLGVNKKEALEKAEYYLAKVGVAHRKDAFPGHMSGGEQQRVAIARALAMEPEVMLFDEPTSALDPELVGDVLKVMQSLAQEGRTMVVVTHEMGFAREVSNQLVFLHKGLVEERGCPREVLVNPQSERLKQFLSGSLK
- a CDS encoding ABC transporter permease; translation: MIFDYNVIWEAMPLYLGGLLTTLKLLALSLFFGLLAAIPLGLMRVSKQPLVNMSAWLYTYVIRGTPMLVQLFLIYYGLAQFEAVRESFLWPWLSSATFCACLAFAVNTSAYTAEIIAGSLKATPHGEIEAAKAIGMSRMKMYRRILLPSALRRALPQYSNEVIMMLQTTSLASIVTLIDITGAARTVNAQYYLPFEAYITAGVFYLCLTFILVRLFKLAERRWLGYLAPRKH
- a CDS encoding ABC transporter permease; translation: MLKGYGAVILDGAWLTLQLALSSMALAIVLGLIGVALRLSPVRWLAWLGDLYSTVIRGIPDLVLILLIFYGGQDIINRVAPLLGYDDYIDLNPLVAGIGTLGFIFGAYLSETFRGAFLGIPKGQAEAGAAYGMSGVQVFFRIMVPQMIRLAIPGFTNNWLVLTKATALISVVGLQDMMFKAKQAADATREPFTFFLAVAALYLVLTSVSLLALKYLEKRYSVGVKAAEL